A section of the Methanosarcina mazei S-6 genome encodes:
- a CDS encoding response regulator, which yields MKNILVVEDNPLIMELVRTLLLSFGYESLEAYDGITALRLCKKYKLNLILLDIQLPGIDGAEVLKILKEDPGTEEIPVVAFTAHAMRGDEEKFLKAGCSAYISKPIDIQRFKSVVEKFIA from the coding sequence GTGAAAAATATACTTGTTGTTGAAGACAATCCGTTAATTATGGAACTTGTCAGGACTTTATTGCTCTCATTCGGGTATGAGTCACTGGAAGCTTATGATGGGATTACAGCCTTAAGACTTTGTAAAAAATATAAATTAAACTTAATATTATTAGATATACAGTTACCCGGGATTGATGGGGCAGAGGTACTAAAAATATTAAAAGAAGACCCTGGGACAGAGGAAATCCCTGTTGTTGCTTTTACAGCCCATGCCATGCGTGGAGATGAGGAGAAGTTTCTGAAAGCAGGGTGCAGTGCTTATATTTCCAAGCCCATCGACATCCAGAGGTTTAAATCTGTTGTAGAAAAATTCATTGCATGA